A single region of the Malus sylvestris chromosome 8, drMalSylv7.2, whole genome shotgun sequence genome encodes:
- the LOC126632021 gene encoding UDP-glycosyltransferase 91C1-like encodes MAYRLHEVAKWVQASSGNESGTPDTVRFGVAIEESDVVFVRSSDEFEPEWLNLVRELYREVKVKPVVPVGFLPPNIEEEASEFDETWGGIKGWLDKQRVNSVVYIALGTEATLSQEELTELALGLELSGVPFFWVLRNPPESTQSVSEMLPPGFLERVKGRGVVDLGWAPQVRILSHDSVGGFLTHCGWNSMIEGLMFGRVLMFFPMVNDQGLNARLGNGKGLGVEIPRNERDGSFTRDSVAEFVRLAMVDDSGESMRIRAKEMKDLFGDRNKNNRIVGEFICFLEENRPPRCPE; translated from the coding sequence ATGGCATATCGGCTCCACGAGGTTGCCAAGTGGGTGCAAGCATCAAGCGGGAACGAGTCGGGCACTCCGGATACGGTGCGTTTTGGGGTTGCGATTGAGGAGAGCGACGTTGTGTTTGTTAGAAGCTCTGACGAGTTTGAGCCCGAGTGGTTAAATTTGGTGAGAGAGCTTTACCGCGAGGTAAAAGTAAAACCCGTTGTTCCGGTTGGATTTTTACCGCCTAACATAGAAGAGGAGGcaagtgaatttgatgaaaCATGGGGTGGCATTAAAGGGTGGTTGGACAAGCAACGAGTCAACTCGGTGGTTTACATTGCACTCGGGACCGAAGCGACACTGAGTCAGGAGGAACTCACCGAGTTGGCTCTCGGGTTGGAGCTGTCCGGGGTACCCTTCTTTTGGGTGTTGAGAAACCCGCCCGAGTCGACTCAGTCAGTGTCTGAGATGCTTCCTCCAGGGTTTTTGGAACGAGTCAAGGGTCGAGGTGTGGTAGACTTGGGGTGGGCTCCGCAGGTGCGCATACTGAGTCATGACTCGGTGGGGGGATTCTTGACTCACTGCGGTTGGAACTCAATGATCGAAGGGCTCATGTTCGGACGGGTTTTGATGTTTTTTCCGATGGTGAACGACCAAGGGCTTAATGCTCGATTGGGGAATGGAAAGGGGCTCGGGGTGGAAATACCTAGGAACGAGCGAGATGGGTCGTTTACTCGTGACTCGGTGGCTGAGTTTGTAAGGTTGGCAATGGTGGACGACTCGGGTGAATCGATGAGGATAAGGGCCAAGGAAATGAAGGATTTGTTTGGAGACAGAAATAAGAACAATCGAATAGTGGGTGAATTCATATGTTTTCTCGAAGAGAACAGGCCACCGAGGTGTCCAGAATAA
- the LOC126632022 gene encoding UDP-glycosyltransferase 91C1-like produces MDNQNTQSGGQGGGGGGAVLHVVVFPWLAMGHLIPFFHLSTLIAQKGHTVSFVSTPRNLSRLPKIPSHLSSLVNLVSFPLPRLPNLPNDAESSTDVPFHKQQLLKTAFDMLQTPLTAFLESSRPDWVI; encoded by the coding sequence ATGGACAACCAGAACACTCAGAGTGGAGGccaaggaggaggaggcggAGGAGCTGTTCTTCACGTGGTGGTGTTTCCATGGCTGGCCATGGGCCACCTCATCCCCTTCTTCCACCTCTCCACCCTCATAGCTCAAAAGGGTCACACCGTCTCCTTCGTCTCCACCCCAAGGAACCTCTCCAGACTTCCCAAAATACCCTCCCACCTCTCCTCCCTCGTCAACCTCGTCTCCTTCCCTCTCCCCCGCCTTCCTAACCTCCCAAACGACGCCGAATCATCAACCGACGTCCCCTTCCACAAGCAGCAACTACTCAAAACGGCCTTCGACATGCTACAAACCCCGCTGACCGCTTTCCTGGAGTCCTCAAGACCCGACTGGGTTATTTAG